The genomic interval TGAACCGCGCTCTGGTGCATCCCGTCCCGCAGCATGTCGTTGACCGGCGCATGGGGACGGTTGACCGGCAGCTGGGCGAAGTTCGGGCCGCCCAGCCGGGAGATCTGCGTGTCCAGGTACGAGAAGAGCCGCCCGGCGAGCAGCGGGTCGTCGGTGACGTCGATGCCGGGCACGAGGTGGCCGACGTGGAAGGCGACCTGCTCCGTCTCGGCGAAGAAGTTCGACGGGTTGGCGTTCAGCGTGAGCAGGCCGATCGGCTGCACAGGGGCGAGCTCCTCGGGGACGATCTTCGTCGGGTCCAGGAGGTCGATGCCCTCGAACGACTGCTCGGGGGTGTCCGGGAAGGTCTGGATGCCCAGCTCCCACTGGGGAAAGGCTCCGGCCTCGATGGCGTCGGCCAGGTCCCGGCGGTGGAAGTCGGGGTCCACACCGTTGATGATCTGTGCCTCCTCCCAGAGCAGGGAGTGCACGCCGAGCTTGGGCTTCCAGTGGAACTTCACCAGGGTCGTGGAGCCTTCCGCGTTCACCAGGCGGAACGTGTGGACGCCGAAGCCCTCCATGGTCCGGTACGACCGGGGGATCCCCCGGTCGGACATGTTCCACAGGGTGTGGTGCGCGGCCTCGGTGTGCAGGGTGACGAAGTCCCAGAAGGTGTCGTGCGCGCTCTGCGCCTGCGGGATCTCGCGATCCGGATGCGGCTTTCCGGCGTGGATGATGTCGGGGAACTTGATCGCGTCCTGGATGAAGAAGACGGGGATGTTGTTGCCGACGAGGTCGAACACGCCTTCCGCGGTGTAGAACTTCGTGGCGAAACCGCGTGTGTCCCGGACGGTGTCTGCCGACCCGCGGGAACCGAGCACGGTCGAGAACCGCGTGAAGACGGGAGTCTCGACTCCCTCGGCGAGGAATGCCGCCTTCGAGACGCCGGTGGCGGTGCCGTAGCCCACGAACACGCCGTGTGCGGCCGCGCCCCGGGCGTGGACCACGCGCTCGGGGATGCGCTCGTGGTCGAAGTGCGTGATCTTCTCGCGCAGGTGGTGGTCCTGAAGAAGCACGGGGCCCCGCTCGCCCGCCTTGAGCGAGTGATCGGTGTCGTACAGACGGGCGCCCTGGGCGGTGGTCAGGTAGGCGCCCGACTGGGCCATGCCGGCCTGGTCGACGGCGAGATCCTGGCCGGTAGGGCTCATCGGCGCCGGGCCCCGCTGGTCGTGCTTGGGCGGCAGCGGCTCCCGTGGCCGGGTGGGCTCGTCGACCGGAGGCGACTGCGGGCCCGGTTTGCCGGGGACCCCGCCCTCGGGTGATGAGGAGACGCCCAGGATGTCGGCGGCCTTCTCGGCGGCGGCTTTCAGAGGGTTCTTGTCGCTCATGACAACTCCGTATGTGAAGTGGAAGTCGCGGGCGGATGACGTGACGTCCGCCGTCCCACGGGACGGCGGGAGACAGACGGGCCGCCGAGTACCCGGGCCGCCCCCCTTCACACGGCGGATCTTCCTGGTACGCCCGACCGAGTACGGCTGACGTGCGCCCGGGCGGCGACGTCGGCGTCACCCGGGGCGCGGGCGTCCAGTGCTGGGGGGCTTCTCCCGTGCACCCGGTTCGGATGCCGTGTGCTCACGGATACGGCGGCAGGACTCCGTGATGAGGCGGGACACGTGCATCTGGGACACGCCCAGTTCTGCGGCGATGGCGCTCTGCGTCAGGTCGGCGAAGAAGCGCAGGTAGAGAACGCGCTTCTCTCGCTCCGCCAGACAGAGGATGCCGGGCCTCGCCGTTTCGCGGTCGAGCACGAGGTCGAAGGCCTCGTCGACGGCGCCCAGGCTGTCGCCGAGCAGCGCGTCACCGTCTCCGGCGGCGATCTCGGCGTCGATGGACAGGGCGCTGAAGCCGTGCAGTGCCTCGTTTCCCTGGCGCACCTCGTCCTCGCTCAGGCCGGTGTGCTCGGCGATGTGGGCGAGCGACGTCGGGAGGCCGGCGGCGGCCAGCTCGGCTCGCGCGAGGCGGACGATGTTGCGCAGGTTCTGGATCCTGCGGGGGACGTGCACGGTCCACATGCGGTCACGGAAGTGCCGCTTGATCTCGCCGGTGATGGTGGGGATGGCGAAGGGCGCGAAGGCGGGGGTGACAGCGGGGTCGTAGCGGTCGACGGCGTTGACGAGCCCGACGGCCGCCACCTGTCGCAGATCCTCCAGGTTCTCACCACGATTGCGGTAACGGGCCGCCAGGCGGTGGGCCATGGGGAGCCAGGCACAGATGATCCTGCCCCGCAGATGTTCCTTGACCGGCCCGTCGGCCAGTTCGGCGAGCCGCCGGAAGTCCGCTGCCGTGTCGGGGTCGTCGGCATACCGGCTGTCGACGGCCATGGCCTTCTCACTCCTCGGCGTTCAGGGGTCGTTGACACCGGGAGGAGCGTGGGGGAAGTGACGGGCACACCCGTGCACGTCGCCCACGGCGTCCGTCGCCGGGACAGTGCCTCACCTCCAAAGCACACGGTGGCCCTGCCACTCGGCAGGGCCCGCGAACCGCACCGGCCGACTCGACCACCCGGCCGGTCGACACCGACCAGGCTGTCGGCCTACGCGGGGCGCCTGCCTTCCGTCCCGGAGCAGAGCGGTGTGTCCGTGGTCGGCTCAGCGGGCACGGGTGTGGCTGATCGCGGTGTACAGGGCGCGGCGTGTCGCCGGGGGCAACGGGCTGCCGTGGAAGCTCTCGACGAGTTGGTGCGCGACGTCCCGCAGCTTGATGTTGCTGTTCTGGGACGCGGCCACGAGTACGTCCCAGGCCTGTTGGCTCGTGCAGGGCGTCGAGGCGATGAGGATGCCCCGGGCGATGTCGATGACGGGGCGGCTGCTGAGCGCGGCGCGCAGCCCTTCCAGCTCGCTCCGCAGGGCGGCGAGGTCCGCCCCCGGCGGGCCGACGGTCTGCGCGGGCGTTCCTCGGCCCGACGGCACGACCCGTGTGCTGTCGACCCGTGTGCTGTGGTCCTGTTCGTCGAGTGGTTCTCGCACGTCTGCTTCTCCTTCCCGGCTATCCGCCCCCCCTGTTCACCGGGCTCGACCTGGCAGCTCGACCTGGCAGGCAGCGAGGCACCGGACGACGTTCCTCGCGGCGGGCGCCCCGGAAGTGGGTAGGGGCCCCTGCGGGGGGGCGTCGCAGGGGCCCCGGGGGCAGGTGCGGCTCATGGGGCGAGCACACCCGCCGGTGAACCCCGGGCACGGCGACGGCCGTCGTGGGGTTCTAGCCGCGGCTGGCTGACTTCTTCGCCCGGCCGACTTGTCGGTGGAATGACGGAACGGTGTGCCCGGTACGTCCCTCCACCGCACGGAGCATAGGCAGGGCCCGGGAGCACGTGGAATCCGACACGCTGCCCGACTCGGCCCCTGCCCTGAAGGATCGTTTCGCCTGCCGGCTGTGGCCAGGAACGCCTACGACCGATGGCCGTGTCGGACGACGGGGAGGGCCTGGCCGCGGTGGCTCGGCACGGCGCTCTTCAGAACGCTGGCCCCGGATGCGGTGATCACGGGCCCGGCCCCGGAGCCGCACTGAGGGCTGTCAACCCACGTAGCGCCGGGCGGGCGACGTGCGCCGGGCCCGCTCCAGCGCCCGCAGTCGCTCTTCGAGATCGCGGGGCACCGCCGCACGCTGACGGAGGACCCAGGGCAGCCCCGCCGCCGCTTGGCCGAAGGCCCGCAGGGAAGCCACGTCCCGGGGGACGGTCCGCAGCAGGTGGGCGGTACGACGCAGCGCGGAGGGCCAAGGGCGGCGGAGCCAGGTGAACCACAGGGTGTTCCGCAGTCCCAGGGTCCGCCGTGCGGTGCTGTCCCGGACCGGAGAGGCCGCATGGTGGATCAACAGCTCGGGCACATAGCTGAGCCACCATCCCTGCCGGAGCAGATCGGTGGCCAGCAGCTCCTCCTCGCCGCCCAGCCACAGGCCGCGGTGGAAGCCGCCGGCGGACCGGAAGGCGTCGGTGCGCATCACGGTGGCGGCGGCGAGGAACGAACCGAGAGCGGGCCCCGGCAGCCAGGCGGGCCCCTCCAGCGGTGAATCCCGCAGCTCCGCCACGACGGGGTCCTCGTCCCCCGACGGTTCGACGACGATGCGTGCGGTGACCGCCGCCAGCGGCGGCAGCCGGTCGAGGAGGTCGGCCGCGTGCCGCAGCGAGCCGGGCTCCCACCAGGTGTCGTCGTCGCAGAAGGCCACATAGGGAGTGCGTACGTGCTCGACCGCCAGGTTGCGGCCGACTGCGCCGAGGTTGCGGCCCGGGGTCAGCAGGGTCATCTCCGGGAACAGGCGTGTCACCGCCTCAGCGGTGCCGTCCCGGGAGTCGTTGTCCGTGATGACGACCTCCGGAGCCTCCGGCAGCGCGCGTAGGGCTCGCAGCGTACGCAGGAGTTCGGGGCGACGGCCGTGGGTGATCACCACGACCGTGACGCGGTCGTCGCTCATACGGCCGTTCCCCTCTCCGCGGCCCTGCTGAGGCCCTTCCTCGTCGCGCGGGCGTGCCTTTCCAGCACCCGCACGCGCTGTTCGGTCCGCGCGGGCAGCCGGCGGCGCTGCCGTACGGCGCGCGGCGCGCGGGCCAGCGCCCCTCGCAGCGCCGTGGCGGCGCCGTCCTCGCGCAGGAACGTGGCGATGCCCAGCTCCAGGGTGTGCCGCAGGGCCACGTGGGCCGGCCGGCGCAGCCAGGCGGTGAGCAGGGCGTTGCGACGGAGGAGAGCGG from Streptomyces sp. CA-278952 carries:
- a CDS encoding SigB/SigF/SigG family RNA polymerase sigma factor, whose product is MAVDSRYADDPDTAADFRRLAELADGPVKEHLRGRIICAWLPMAHRLAARYRNRGENLEDLRQVAAVGLVNAVDRYDPAVTPAFAPFAIPTITGEIKRHFRDRMWTVHVPRRIQNLRNIVRLARAELAAAGLPTSLAHIAEHTGLSEDEVRQGNEALHGFSALSIDAEIAAGDGDALLGDSLGAVDEAFDLVLDRETARPGILCLAEREKRVLYLRFFADLTQSAIAAELGVSQMHVSRLITESCRRIREHTASEPGAREKPPSTGRPRPG
- a CDS encoding ANTAR domain-containing protein, translated to MREPLDEQDHSTRVDSTRVVPSGRGTPAQTVGPPGADLAALRSELEGLRAALSSRPVIDIARGILIASTPCTSQQAWDVLVAASQNSNIKLRDVAHQLVESFHGSPLPPATRRALYTAISHTRAR
- a CDS encoding catalase, which gives rise to MSDKNPLKAAAEKAADILGVSSSPEGGVPGKPGPQSPPVDEPTRPREPLPPKHDQRGPAPMSPTGQDLAVDQAGMAQSGAYLTTAQGARLYDTDHSLKAGERGPVLLQDHHLREKITHFDHERIPERVVHARGAAAHGVFVGYGTATGVSKAAFLAEGVETPVFTRFSTVLGSRGSADTVRDTRGFATKFYTAEGVFDLVGNNIPVFFIQDAIKFPDIIHAGKPHPDREIPQAQSAHDTFWDFVTLHTEAAHHTLWNMSDRGIPRSYRTMEGFGVHTFRLVNAEGSTTLVKFHWKPKLGVHSLLWEEAQIINGVDPDFHRRDLADAIEAGAFPQWELGIQTFPDTPEQSFEGIDLLDPTKIVPEELAPVQPIGLLTLNANPSNFFAETEQVAFHVGHLVPGIDVTDDPLLAGRLFSYLDTQISRLGGPNFAQLPVNRPHAPVNDMLRDGMHQSAVHRGVAPYRPNSLDGGCPFLAGADTGAFIETPVTVPEASRRRAAPASFADHFTQPRLFWLSMTPVEQEHIIAAYTFELSKCYEQAVKERALKVLANIDPVLCEQVATGLGLPVPRATEPLGSPEPSPALSQVGEVWPTDGRVVGIVTDREGDLAGVRSVRDAVLRAGMVPLVIAPQGGVLDADGDPVTVQRTFANARSVEFDAVLLAGAPGRGDDAYGARDAKAAGPEAANGVATDPRVLLLLSEAFRHGKAVGGWGEVAGVLEAAGAPATRPGVVTGDSPGTVMDRVAELLGAHRVWERFPAAI
- a CDS encoding glycosyltransferase family 2 protein, coding for MSDDRVTVVVITHGRRPELLRTLRALRALPEAPEVVITDNDSRDGTAEAVTRLFPEMTLLTPGRNLGAVGRNLAVEHVRTPYVAFCDDDTWWEPGSLRHAADLLDRLPPLAAVTARIVVEPSGDEDPVVAELRDSPLEGPAWLPGPALGSFLAAATVMRTDAFRSAGGFHRGLWLGGEEELLATDLLRQGWWLSYVPELLIHHAASPVRDSTARRTLGLRNTLWFTWLRRPWPSALRRTAHLLRTVPRDVASLRAFGQAAAGLPWVLRQRAAVPRDLEERLRALERARRTSPARRYVG